The sequence below is a genomic window from Ignavibacteriales bacterium.
ACAACAAATAATACCGCAATATTTTCGTACGTCAGACAAAAAGATGAGGACAAAGTTTTTGCGATTTTGAACCTTACAAACCAGCCTCAGACATTTACATTGCAAGGCACATTATATCCCGGTACTTACAGAGATGTATTTACAGATGATTCAGTTTCATTTAGTGAGAATGCTGAAGTAACATTGCCTGCCTGGGGTTACAAAGTTTATGAAACAGGAAGCGGAATTACTGATATAAAAGAAATTGAGAATGGAATACCAACAGAATTCAATCTTGAACAAAACTATCCAAACCCGTTTAACCCAATTACAAAGATACAATTCACTGTAGGGGACGCATATTATGCGTCCCCTGTGCGTGTGATACTGCGAGTATATGACGCACTCGGCAGGGAAGTAACAGAACTTGTAAACACCGAAAAATCCGCAGGCACTTACGAAGTTGAATTTGATGGTTCAAACCTCAGCAGTGGGATATATTTTTATAAGTTAAAAGCAGGAGATTATAATTCAACAAAGAAGATGCTTTTACTTAAATAAATATTAAAATGATTCAGACTAAAGCCGGTTCCTATAACCGGCTTTTTAATTTCTACCGACCGCAGTGGACAACTGTTGTTTTAAATTCTGTGCTGCAGGGTAACTTGGTGAAAGAGCTAAACACTTATTCACCGCATCAAGTGCTTTTTGAAGTTCATTTAGCTTTGCGTAAGCGCCAGCAAGATTATAATAAACCTGCGGGTCCTTGTTATTCAGTTCCTGACTTTTGTTAAGAAAAAATGCCGCAACTTCTGCATCGCCTTTAAACAACGCAATATTTCCTAACCACTTTGCGGAGTAATCACTCGGCTCAATCTTAAACCTCGCACTTAGATACTTTAAAGCCAGATCATAAAACTGATGTTTGAGAAGACTCAATGCCGTTTCATCATAATATTCGACAACGATGGGGTACTGATAAATTAAAATGTCCATATGTTTCAGGAATCCTGCAACATCCTTGTTTGAAAAATATTTTGCAGCAGTTTTGAGATGTGCGTCAGCCCACGATACTTTATTGTTCATCACTTCAAGTGCGATTGAATCAACAAAACTTACAGGATTAAATAATTCGGCGCGGCGCTTTGCTTTTGACTTATCAATAAACGGCCAGTCATTCTTCAACAATGCTATTCTATTGTTCCCGATAATTGAATCCAGATCAGTGAACTGAAAATTTGCACGTGTAACATTATCAATCGAATGAGGTGCTATGACCGGTTTCGTATTTTGGGGCAGATAATTCTTTCTCTCCATCTCATCGTAAAAGCCTTTGCCCATAATCCAGAAGCCCTCAATATTGGGATGAAGATGATCAGTCATCAGGTTATCGCCGACTATTCCAAGCGGACTTGCTGCATTAAAAATGGAGTCAGACTTTACACAACCGAGTTTGTATTCTAAACTTAATTTGTTAATGATGGAATTAATTTCTTCAGATGCACGGAATCTTAATCCGTCAAGATCCCTGGCAAGTCTGAATAATGAATCTGCTTCAAGTATTTTGCCTTCGTTAAGTTTTTGATTCGCCTCCTCAAATACACTCAGCGCCGTTGGATATTTCTCAGACTGTATTGAGACAAATGGTTTCTGATCTTTTAAATTGCTTACAAGTTTTCCAATAACAACAGGAACATTATTCTCTTTAAGCATATCAAGTATGTCGCGCATATTGCCTTCAAACTGTTCAAGTCCAAGTGCATACTTATCGGAATTAAATTCTATGTACTGATCTTTCGCCATCCGCGACATTAGAGTACCCGGTTCATCATTTTCATTTTCTGAACTGAAAGTTGTAATGATCGATGCTAAAATATCACGCACAAGCTGAACCGTTTTAAATTTATTTAATTGAAGCAGCAATTTTACAACTGTTCTTGAAGTACCAAGGGATTCCATTGATCCTGCACCAAGTGCGCCATAGTATTCATTGTGCCCAGCATAGATCAATACAAGATCAGGCTTTTGCTCAATCACGCCTGGAACAAGGTCAAGCAATGTGTAAGTGTTGACAGCAGATAGCCCGATGTTAACAACTTCAATGGGTGTGTTTGGATAGTTTAGTTCAAGTCT
It includes:
- a CDS encoding tetratricopeptide repeat protein, giving the protein MNLSKKQKDWLDKNKKATANEVAKEFKISVDEAEKFLKNNQKTRRVFYLIMLLIPVIFFVLLEVGLRIFDYGKEIPQWVDAGRGKLIINPEVARRYFSQVKNIPTTIEDVFDKEKKPNAFRVFVLGGSTAAGFPYMPMGSFSRYIRKRLELNYPNTPIEVVNIGLSAVNTYTLLDLVPGVIEQKPDLVLIYAGHNEYYGALGAGSMESLGTSRTVVKLLLQLNKFKTVQLVRDILASIITTFSSENENDEPGTLMSRMAKDQYIEFNSDKYALGLEQFEGNMRDILDMLKENNVPVVIGKLVSNLKDQKPFVSIQSEKYPTALSVFEEANQKLNEGKILEADSLFRLARDLDGLRFRASEEINSIINKLSLEYKLGCVKSDSIFNAASPLGIVGDNLMTDHLHPNIEGFWIMGKGFYDEMERKNYLPQNTKPVIAPHSIDNVTRANFQFTDLDSIIGNNRIALLKNDWPFIDKSKAKRRAELFNPVSFVDSIALEVMNNKVSWADAHLKTAAKYFSNKDVAGFLKHMDILIYQYPIVVEYYDETALSLLKHQFYDLALKYLSARFKIEPSDYSAKWLGNIALFKGDAEVAAFFLNKSQELNNKDPQVYYNLAGAYAKLNELQKALDAVNKCLALSPSYPAAQNLKQQLSTAVGRN